The Gemmatirosa kalamazoonensis nucleotide sequence CTCCGTTAGGCACCCCGCCGTCCACCGCGACGGCGCCGTTCACGATCACGTACGGGATGCCCGCGGGGTACTGGTGCGGTGCCTCGTACGTCGACTGGTCGCGCACGGTCGCCGGGTCGAACACCACGACGTCCGCCGCCGCGCCCTCGGCGAGCCGGCCGCGGTCCGCGAGGCCGAGCCGCGCGGCGGGCATGCCGGTCATCTTGTGCACCGCCTCTTCCAGCGTGAGCAGCCGCTTCTCTCGCGCGTAGACGCCGAGCACGCGGGGGAACGTGCCGTAGGCGCGCGGGTGCGGGTGGCCGTCGCCGGGGCGCGACAGGCGGCCGTCGGAGGCGATCATCGTCTGCGGGTGGCGCATGATGCGCTCCACGTCGCGCTCGTCGATGACGTGGAAGATCGCGTTCGCGCCGCCGCGCCGCTCCGCCTCGAGCACGAGCGTCGCGCCGTTCTCCGGCGTCGGCGCCTTCCCCTCGCGGCGCGCCCAGTCGGCGAGCGTCTTCCCTTCCAGCGACTTGTCCCACGTCACGCGCGCGAACTGCACGCGCGCGATGTCACCGCCGCCGCGGTCGTTCATGATGTTCTCCACGACGCCGCGCCGCATGCTGTCGCGCAGCGCCGGGCTGCCCAACCGCCGCACGAACGCCGAGTCGCCGCCGGCGAGCGCCCACGACGGGATCAGCACGTTCAGCCCCGTGTGGCTCGCCGTGTACGGGTACTGGTCGATCATCACGTCGACGCCCGCCCTCCGCGCCGAGTCGACCATGGCGAGCGTCGTCACGCTCGCGCCCCACATCGGCTTGCCGACGACCTTGTGGTGCGTGAGCACGATGGGAATGTGCGCGTCGCGCCCGATGCGGATCGCCTCCGCGACGCCGTCGAGCAGGCCGAGCCCCTCCTCGCGCAGGTGCGACGTGTAGATGCCGCCCGAGTCCGCGGCGGCGCGCGCGAGCGCGATCACCTCGTCGGTCTTCGCGAACGTGCCCGGCAGGTACTTGAGCCCCGTCGACAGCCCGAACGCGCCGTCGCGCATCGCCTCGCGCACCATCGCCGTCATGCGCGCGAGCTCCGCGGGGCTCGGCGCGCGGTCGGCCATGCCGAGCACCGTGCGGCGGATCGACCCGTGGCCGACGAGGTACGCGACGTTGATCGCCACGCCGGCGCGGGTGACCGAGTCCATGTACGGCGCGAGCGGCAGCGGCGAGCTGCCATCGGGCCCGCCCAACGCGGTGGTGACGCCTTGCCGAACCGCGCTCTCCGCCCCTGGCATCGCGAGCAGCGGCTCGAGGTGCGCGTGCAGGTCGATGAACCCCGGCGCGACGACGCGCCCCGTGGCGTCGATCACGCGCCGCGCGCGCGACCGATCGAGCGCCGCGCGCGACACCCGCACCACCCGGTCGCCGCGGATCGCCACGTCGGCGCGGTAGCGCGGCGCGCCCGTCCCGTCGATCACGGTGCCGCCGGCGATCAGAAGGTCGTAGCGCGCCGTGTCCGGCTGCTGCGCGTGCGCGAGCGGGGCGGCGAGGAGAAGCGCGGCGGCGAGCGAGAGGAGGCGCATCGGTCGGGGCTGGGGTCCGCTGGAGAAACGCGCGGACCGGCCGGGATGCTGCGGCGAACGGCATCGCACGCGGAGGCGCGGAGGACGCGGAGGGCCACAGAGGAAACCAATTCCTGTTTTGGTGGTCCTCTGCGGCCCTCTGCGTCCTCGGCGGTTCAATTCGAAGAGGCACTTCTCCGCGTTCTCCGCGCCTCCGCGTGAGCTCCGTCGTCAGCTCGCGCTCGGCTGACTCACGCGCTGATGCACGCCGAACGCCCCGCCCTGCGGGTCGCGGCAGATCGCCACGCGGTCGCCGCCGGGAACCTCCATCGGGCCGGTGAGCACCTGGCCGCCCTGCTCCTTCACCGTCGCCACCGCGGCGTCGACGTCGGGGACGCGGAAGTACAGCGTCCACATCGGCGGGATCTCCTCGGTCGGGCGCTTCATCATGCCGCCGTACATGTGCTGTCCGCCGCGGCCGTACATGAGATACCGGCCGTGCTCCGGCCCCATGTCCATGGTGCTCGCCTCCGACCAGCCGAGCAGCTGGCGGTAGAAGTCGAACGCGGCGTCGAGATCCGTCGTGTACAGCTCGTGCCACGACACGTCACCGAGTCCCGGCTCGGCGGGCATGGGGCCCGGCGCGTTCGACGGCGTGAACAGCGCGAAGTAGGCGCCCTGCGGATCGGTGAGCACGGCGAAGCGCCCGACCGTAGGGATGTCCGTCGGCGGCACGTGCGTCGACGCGCCGAGCCGCTCGGCCTCGGCGACCGTCGCGTCGACGTCGGGGGTGCCGACGTACGAGAGCCAGTGCGCCGGCACGCCTGCCGCGCTCTCCTGCTCCGGCATCCGCATCACGCCGCCGATCGGCGCGCCGGCGGCGTTCGTCCACATGGTGTAGGCCGGTGCCCCCGGGCCCATCTCGAACGGCGTCGTCGTCCACCCCACCACCGTCGTGTAGAACGCACGCGCAGCCGACTCGTCGGTGGTCATGTGGTCGTACCAGAGATACCGGCCGAGGAGCGAGTCGTTCGTCGCCGAGAGAGGAGAGGGCTGCGCGTCGGTGCCGCTGGCGGGGCTGGTCATGGGGCGCTCCTGGGGTGGATTCCGAAGACACACCGAAAGGGGACGGCAATCTGCCGGTGACCTGCATGGAGCGCCAGCCTCCGTCACCACATTGTGACGAGACGCAGCAGGAGGTCCCGACGGCGCGTCGGGGCGCCTAACGCGCGGTCGCGCCGCGCACGCGCGCGCTGAGCGCCTGCGTCTCCGGCGACGGCTCCGCGTCGTACTCGCGCTTCAGGCGGCGCGCGAAGTCGTCGTACACGTGCACCGCACCGGCGCGGTCGCCGAGCCGGTCGAGGAGCTGCATGACGCGGCGGAGCATGCGCTCGTCGGTCGGCGCGAGCGCGGCGGCGTGGCGGGCGTAGCGCGTGGCGATGGTGTAGTCGCCGCCGTCCTCGAAGCGCGCCGCGAGTCCCCACGCGCACGCCGCCGCGCGGTCGCGCAGCTCGGTGCGGCTGCGCTCGAGCCAATCCTCGAACTCGCCGGCGTCCTGCACGAAGAAACCCGGCAGCAGCTCGCCGCGCCGGTACAGCTCGAGCGCGCGCGAGTAGTAGCTCTTCTCGACGCACTCGCTGAACTCCACCGCGTCGCACCACACCGCATCGGGGGCGAGCCCGATCTCCTCGTCGCCGCGCGCCGCGAGCGCCGCGGCACCGAGCGCGCGCCGGAGCGCGTACACCGCCTTGCGCAGCGCCGCGCGGGCGTGCTCCTGGTCGAGCTCGGGCCACAGGAGCCCGACGAGCCGGTCGCGGCGATGCAGCGCGCCGGGCGACGCGAGCGCGAGGTAGGCGAGCAGCGCGACGCACTTCGACTGCGCGAGCAGCGCGCCCGCCTCCTCCGCGGCGACGCCGCGCAGGTCGGTCGGGCCGAGCAGCCGGAGCTCGATCATGGCGGCCAAGGTACGGCCGACGTGGGCGGGGGGAAAGTCGACCTGGCGGCGCGGCGCGCGCGGAACGCTCGCGGAACGGTTCGCGAACGCCGGGCCCACGATGCCGGAACCGCCGCCGCGAACATTGGGCGCCGTGACGTCGACGCTCGATTCCGCGACCGCAACCGGCCCGCCCATGCCCACCCGCCTCGACCTCCAGCGCACGCTCCCGCTCGGTCACGCACGCCCCGACACGGACTCGGCGCTCGACCCGCGCGCGTTAGGCACCCGCTACCGCGTCGAGCGCGAGCTCGGCGGCGCCGGGGCGAGCCGCGTGCTGCTCGCGCGCGACCTCGCGGCCGACCGCAGCGTGGCGCTCAAGATCCTCGGCGCCGGCGCCGACGCGGCCGAGCGCGCGCGGTTCGATCGCGAGATCGCGCTCACGGCGCGCCTGCGCCACCCCGGCGTCATCGAGGTGCTCGACGCCGGCCGCGTGGGTCCCGGCGGCTCGACGTACTACGTGATGCCGTACGTCGGCGCCGAGTCGCTGCACGAGCGGATCGCGCGTCACGGGCCGCTCGCCGTGGGCGACGCGCTCCGCATCGCGCACGCGCTCGCCGGCGCGCTCGCCCACGCGCACGCGCACGGGGTGGTGCACCGCGACGTGAAGCCGGCGAACGTGCTGCTGGCCGGCGCGCGCCCGGTGCTCATCGACTTCGGCATCGCGTGCACGCTCGACGGCGACGTCGGCGGGGAGCGCATCACGGCGACCGGCTCGCTCGTCGGCACGCCGACGTACATGAGCCCCGAGCAGGCCGCCGGCGACGGCGGCGTGGACGGCCGCGCGGACGTGTACGCGTTAGGCTGCGTGCTGTACGAGATGCTTACCGGCGAGCCGCCGTTCAGCGGCCGTACCGACGTCGTGCTCTGCCGCCGGCTGCGCGAGCGGCCGCCGCATCCGCGCCATCGGCGGCGCGACATCCCGGCCGACGTCGACGCCGCGGTCGTGCGCGCGCTCGCGCCGCTGCCGACCGCGCGCTACGACAGCGCCGCCGCGTTCGCCGCCGCGCTCGAGCGCGCCCTCGCGCGCGACGCCGGGCGCGCCGAGCGCGGCGAGCCGTGGCACACGCGCGGCTGGCGCGTGCTGCGGTCGCTCGGCCTCGCGCTCACGATCGGGGCGTGAACACATTGAACCGCAGAGGACGCAGAGGGGTGCAGAGGACTGCCTCTTCGAATTGAACCACAGAGGGCACGGAGGACACGGAGGAGAACCACGTCAATGGGTTTCCTCCGTGTCCTCTGTGCCCTCCGTGGTCAATGGCAGTTGACGTTCTCTTCGACAGGTTCGAGGTGCCAGGCGAGTACTCTGGGGATCCAACGGCGATGAAGAGGATCTCGAGATCTCTTCAATCGCACGTGGATCCCCAGGGTACTCGTCTATCCCCTCGCTCCATCGATGTTCTCTGCGACCCTCTGCGTCCTCTGCGGCTCGATACGAAGCGTCGGCGCTCCACGTTCACGACGCCCGATCGATCTCGTCGCGGACGAGGTAGTACGACGGCCCGCGGCGGCCGCGGCGCAGTCGGACGAGGCCGAGCTGCGTGAGCATGCGCACGTGCGGCGCGATCGCGCGCCATGCCGCGCCGAGATCTTCCGCGAACTCGCGCGGCGTGCGGGGACCACCGCTGAGCATGTCGAGAATCGCGCGACGGCGTGCGTCACGCAGCACGTTGCCTCGAGGACGCATGGGCCCACCGTGGTCCGCGGCACGCGCGCGCGCCAGCGCGGTGGGATCGGCCGTGCATTCGCGCGGGCGAGTCGCGTCACGCGCCGTCGCTCTCGTCGAGCCCGCGCTCGGCGCGGCGGAGCAGCTCGCGCAGCCGCGTCGCGTCGACGGGACGCACGTCGGTGCGAGCGCGCACGGCGCCGGAGCGGCCGTCCTCGGCGGCGAACAGCGAGGCGAGCATCCCCTCGACGCGCGCGGCGAGCACGTCGCGCCGACGGACGAGCGCGTGATACACGCCCTGGCGTCCGTTCAGCCGGTGCGTCACGAACCCGCGCTGCTCGAGCCGGCCGAGCAGGGTGGCGATCGTCTTCGGCGCGACGTCGGCGCGGTGCCGCACCGCGGCGTGCACGTCGGCGATGGTCGCCTCGCCCCCGGCCCACAGCGCGCCGAGGATGAGCAGGTGCAGGTCGGTGAGCTCGGCGAGCTCGCCGCGTCGCGGCGGGGCCGCGCTCACGGCGTCGTCGCCGCGCGGCGCGGGCGGGCGAGCGACGCGAGCCCCAGCTCGTCGAGCACGCGGCGGAAGCGCGCGCTCGGACGCACCTCGTCGAACAGCGGCGACCAGAGCGGCTCGGTGGCGAGGAACGGGTCGTGTTGCTCCACGGCGCGCTCCAACGCATCGAGCGCCGCGGCGGTGTCGCGCACGCCGAGCTCGAGGTGCGCGAGCGCGAGCGGCCGGCCCGGCAGGGTGCCTAACCCGTCGATGCGTGCGCGGTACTTGCGCGCTTCCTCCAGGTCGCCGGCGCGCGCCGCCGCGTAGCCCGCGAGGCCGAGGCCGAGCGCGGAGCGCGGCTCGAGCGCGAGCCCCGCGCTGAGCGCGGCGAGCGCGTCCGCCGGCCGGCCGTCGAACAGATGCACGGCGCCCATGAGCATCCATCCCGTCGCGAGCGTGGGATCGCCCTGCACCGCGAGCGACGCCTCGGCGCGCGCGCGCGCGGGCTGCCCCGCGGCGGCGAGCGCCACGGCGAGCGACGCGTGCGTGATCGCGGTCGACGAGTCGAGCCGCGCGGCGCGCTCGAGCGCGGCCACCGCGCCGGCGGCATCGCCGCGCACGAGCCGGTGCTCGCCGTACGCCTGCCACGCACCCGCGTCGCGCGGCATGCCGGCGAGCGCGCGCTGGTACGAGCGCTCGGCGTCGTCCCACTGCCAGAGCGCGTCCTGCACGCGCGCCTGCGCGATGTGCGCCTCCCCCGACCCCGAGTCGAGCGCCACGGCGCGCTCGGCGGCGGTCGCGGCGCGCGCGAGCGCATCGGTGACCGACGCGGCGCCGTAGAGTGGGAGCAGCGCGTACGCGTCGGCCAGGGCGCTCGCGGCGGGCGCGTACGACGGCGCGAGCTTCAGCGCGCGCTCGAACGCGCCGATCGCCTCGCGCAGCGCGCGCGGACGGCGCGTGCGCACGAGATAGCGGCCGCGGAGCACGAGCTCGTACGCCTCCGGCGGCACGGCGGCGGCCGCGTTAGGCGCCCGCAGCGCGTCGGCGGCGCCGGGCCGGATGCCGTTCGCCACGCCGGCGACGACGTCGTCCTGGAGCGCGAACAGCTCCTCGGTGCCGTGCTCGAACGCGCCGGCCCACTGCATGGTGCCGCTCTTCGCGTCGACGAGGCGCGCCGTGGTGCGCACGCGTCGGGCCGCGCGCTCGAGCGTCCCCTCGACGAGCAGCGAGGCGCCGAGCCGGCGCGCGATCTCATCGGGGCTCATCCCCTCGCGCATGAGCCCCTGCACGCGCGACGGCGACACGACGCGCACCGACGGCAGCCGGCTCAGCATCGCCGCGAGGTGCGCGGTGACGCCCTGCGCGAGGTGCGCGTCGGACGAGTCCTCGCTCAACGAAACGAGCGGGACCACGAGAACGACGGAGGCGGGTACGGCGGAAGCGGGTGAACCGGCAGCGGGTGAACCGGCAGCGGGTGCGGCGGACGCGGATACGGCAGTGCGGGCACGCCACGCGGCGCCTAACGCGGCGACCACCGCCAGCGCGCCTAACGACGCGAGGACGGCGGTGCGACGCGCGGGCGAGATCCGGCGTGGGAGCGCGGCCGCCCGCCGGCGGCCGGTGTCGCTCGCGGCGACGCTGAGCCGCTCGACGACGGCCGCGGCGTTCGCGGGGCGGTCGGCGGGCTGCGGGGCGAGGCACTCCTGCACGAGCTCCGCGAGCGACGCCGGCACGTCGGGACGCACCGCGTCGACCGGCGGCGGCAGCTCGGTGAGCTTCGCCCGCAGCAGCGCGTGCGGCGCGAGGTCGGCGAACGGCGCGGCGCCGGTGAGCATCTCGTACGCCGTGACGCCGAGCGCGTAGACGTCGGCGCGGCTGTCGACGGCGGGGTCGCCCGCCGCCTGCTCGGGCGCCATGTACAGCGGCGTGCCCACCGAGAACCCGGTGCCGGTGAGCGAGTCGCGCGACGGTGCCGATGCGTCGGGCGCGCCGCCTAACGGCCGCTCACCGCTGCCGCCGTGCACGGCGTCCCGCAGCGCCTTCGCCACGCCGAAGTCGGCGACCATCGCGGCGCCGCTCACGAGCAGCACGTTGCGCGGCTTCACGTCGCGGTGCACGATGCCGCGCTCGTGCGCGTAGGCGAGCGCGCGCGCGCGACGTCGCGCAGGATCGCCGTCGCCTCGGCCACCGGCAGCCGCGCGCGGCCGGCGAGCCGCTCGGCGAGCGACGCGCCCTCGATGAACGGCATGACGTAGTACGGCACGCCGTCCACGTCTCCGGCGCCGATCACGCCGACGACGTTCGGGTGGTGCAGCCCGGCGACGAGCAGGATCTCGCGCCGGAAGCGGTCCACCGCCGACGGCGTCGCTAGGTGGCCGGGGAGCACCTTCACCACGACCAGGCGGTCGAGCGCCACGTCGCGGGCGAGGAAGACGCGCGACATGCCGCCCGGCGTCAGCTCGCGCTCCACCTGGTACGTGGGGCGCAACCGCTCCACCACGCGCTCGGCCGGCACGTCGAGCGTCCCGACGGCCGGCCGCGCCCGCGGGCCCGTGCCGCCGGAGTCGCTCGCCCAGGTCATGCCCAGTCTGACACCACCGGAAGGCCTTCGGTTTCAGCGCGACGGCCGATCATCAGCCCGCGAGCGCCCGGTCCAGCTCGTCGAGCAGGATCTCCAGATCCGCCGGCACCGTCTTGTAGTTCGTGATGCACGCGCGTAAGACGCGTTCGTCACCGGTGAGCGCGACGTCGCTGATCCAGGCGTGCCCGCGCGCCTGCACCGCCGACACGACCGCCGCCGTCGTCCGCTCGCCGGCGCGGATGCGTGGGTGCGTGAAGCACGCGAGCGGCAGCGGCGTGTCGTTGACGACGATCCAGCCGCGCTCGCGCAGCCGCGCGCGGAGCAGGTCGCCCATGTCGGCCTGGTGCTCGAGCGCGGCGGCCATGCCGTCCGCGCCTAACGTGGCGAGCGTCATGAACAGCTTGAGCCCGATGAACCGACGGGACCACTGCAGGCTGCCGCGATAGAGATCCTCGCGCCCCGGTGCATCGGGCGGCACGTACGACGCCTCGACGTCGAACGCGTGGCGGAGCACCTCCGGGTGCCGGGTGAAGAACATCCCGGCGCCCATCGGCACGGAGAGCCACTTGTGCGCGTCGCAGGTAACGGAGTCGGCGCGCTCCACGCCGCGCACCGCGCCCCGCAGCCGCGGCGACAGCGCCGCCGCCCCGCCCCACGCCGCATCCACGTGGTACCACGCGCCGCACGCCGCGGCCACGTCGGCGAGCGCGTCGAGATCGTCGATGATCCCCGCCCCGGTCGTCCCCGCCGTGGCGACGACGAGCACCGGGCGCCATCCCGCGGCCCGGTCGGCGTCGATGCGTGC carries:
- a CDS encoding ArsR family transcriptional regulator, with amino-acid sequence MRPRGNVLRDARRRAILDMLSGGPRTPREFAEDLGAAWRAIAPHVRMLTQLGLVRLRRGRRGPSYYLVRDEIDRAS
- a CDS encoding pyridoxal phosphate-dependent decarboxylase family protein, whose amino-acid sequence is MTTADRSPDALDVLAREIRAFPEAVASLRVTPDVTAAEIRAHLAEAYPFDAARPLDAVLPDVARMLRDWSLHVTHPRYFGLFNPAVHPAAVCADALAALYNPQLAAWAHSPAGNEIERHTLAFVARALGLDPAACAMHFTTGGNEANQTALVAALSHVMPAYAERGAAALGERPAVYVSTQSHHSFHKCVRVSGLGEDALRVVPHDDRLRMDAAALRARIDADRAAGWRPVLVVATAGTTGAGIIDDLDALADVAAACGAWYHVDAAWGGAAALSPRLRGAVRGVERADSVTCDAHKWLSVPMGAGMFFTRHPEVLRHAFDVEASYVPPDAPGREDLYRGSLQWSRRFIGLKLFMTLATLGADGMAAALEHQADMGDLLRARLRERGWIVVNDTPLPLACFTHPRIRAGERTTAAVVSAVQARGHAWISDVALTGDERVLRACITNYKTVPADLEILLDELDRALAG
- a CDS encoding VOC family protein, which produces MTSPASGTDAQPSPLSATNDSLLGRYLWYDHMTTDESAARAFYTTVVGWTTTPFEMGPGAPAYTMWTNAAGAPIGGVMRMPEQESAAGVPAHWLSYVGTPDVDATVAEAERLGASTHVPPTDIPTVGRFAVLTDPQGAYFALFTPSNAPGPMPAEPGLGDVSWHELYTTDLDAAFDFYRQLLGWSEASTMDMGPEHGRYLMYGRGGQHMYGGMMKRPTEEIPPMWTLYFRVPDVDAAVATVKEQGGQVLTGPMEVPGGDRVAICRDPQGGAFGVHQRVSQPSAS
- a CDS encoding protein kinase domain-containing protein, translated to MTWASDSGGTGPRARPAVGTLDVPAERVVERLRPTYQVERELTPGGMSRVFLARDVALDRLVVVKVLPGHLATPSAVDRFRREILLVAGLHHPNVVGVIGAGDVDGVPYYVMPFIEGASLAERLAGRARLPVAEATAILRDVARARSPTRTSAASCTAT
- a CDS encoding BlaI/MecI/CopY family transcriptional regulator translates to MSAAPPRRGELAELTDLHLLILGALWAGGEATIADVHAAVRHRADVAPKTIATLLGRLEQRGFVTHRLNGRQGVYHALVRRRDVLAARVEGMLASLFAAEDGRSGAVRARTDVRPVDATRLRELLRRAERGLDESDGA
- a CDS encoding serine/threonine-protein kinase, translated to MHRDVKPRNVLLVSGAAMVADFGVAKALRDAVHGGSGERPLGGAPDASAPSRDSLTGTGFSVGTPLYMAPEQAAGDPAVDSRADVYALGVTAYEMLTGAAPFADLAPHALLRAKLTELPPPVDAVRPDVPASLAELVQECLAPQPADRPANAAAVVERLSVAASDTGRRRAAALPRRISPARRTAVLASLGALAVVAALGAAWRARTAVSASAAPAAGSPAAGSPASAVPASVVLVVPLVSLSEDSSDAHLAQGVTAHLAAMLSRLPSVRVVSPSRVQGLMREGMSPDEIARRLGASLLVEGTLERAARRVRTTARLVDAKSGTMQWAGAFEHGTEELFALQDDVVAGVANGIRPGAADALRAPNAAAAVPPEAYELVLRGRYLVRTRRPRALREAIGAFERALKLAPSYAPAASALADAYALLPLYGAASVTDALARAATAAERAVALDSGSGEAHIAQARVQDALWQWDDAERSYQRALAGMPRDAGAWQAYGEHRLVRGDAAGAVAALERAARLDSSTAITHASLAVALAAAGQPARARAEASLAVQGDPTLATGWMLMGAVHLFDGRPADALAALSAGLALEPRSALGLGLAGYAAARAGDLEEARKYRARIDGLGTLPGRPLALAHLELGVRDTAAALDALERAVEQHDPFLATEPLWSPLFDEVRPSARFRRVLDELGLASLARPRRAATTP
- a CDS encoding AfsR/SARP family transcriptional regulator; translation: MIELRLLGPTDLRGVAAEEAGALLAQSKCVALLAYLALASPGALHRRDRLVGLLWPELDQEHARAALRKAVYALRRALGAAALAARGDEEIGLAPDAVWCDAVEFSECVEKSYYSRALELYRRGELLPGFFVQDAGEFEDWLERSRTELRDRAAACAWGLAARFEDGGDYTIATRYARHAAALAPTDERMLRRVMQLLDRLGDRAGAVHVYDDFARRLKREYDAEPSPETQALSARVRGATAR
- a CDS encoding N-acyl-D-amino-acid deacylase family protein, producing the protein MRLLSLAAALLLAAPLAHAQQPDTARYDLLIAGGTVIDGTGAPRYRADVAIRGDRVVRVSRAALDRSRARRVIDATGRVVAPGFIDLHAHLEPLLAMPGAESAVRQGVTTALGGPDGSSPLPLAPYMDSVTRAGVAINVAYLVGHGSIRRTVLGMADRAPSPAELARMTAMVREAMRDGAFGLSTGLKYLPGTFAKTDEVIALARAAADSGGIYTSHLREEGLGLLDGVAEAIRIGRDAHIPIVLTHHKVVGKPMWGASVTTLAMVDSARRAGVDVMIDQYPYTASHTGLNVLIPSWALAGGDSAFVRRLGSPALRDSMRRGVVENIMNDRGGGDIARVQFARVTWDKSLEGKTLADWARREGKAPTPENGATLVLEAERRGGANAIFHVIDERDVERIMRHPQTMIASDGRLSRPGDGHPHPRAYGTFPRVLGVYAREKRLLTLEEAVHKMTGMPAARLGLADRGRLAEGAAADVVVFDPATVRDQSTYEAPHQYPAGIPYVIVNGAVAVDGGVPNGARAGRVLRRIGTRDSGLGTRNSGA
- a CDS encoding serine/threonine-protein kinase; the encoded protein is MPTRLDLQRTLPLGHARPDTDSALDPRALGTRYRVERELGGAGASRVLLARDLAADRSVALKILGAGADAAERARFDREIALTARLRHPGVIEVLDAGRVGPGGSTYYVMPYVGAESLHERIARHGPLAVGDALRIAHALAGALAHAHAHGVVHRDVKPANVLLAGARPVLIDFGIACTLDGDVGGERITATGSLVGTPTYMSPEQAAGDGGVDGRADVYALGCVLYEMLTGEPPFSGRTDVVLCRRLRERPPHPRHRRRDIPADVDAAVVRALAPLPTARYDSAAAFAAALERALARDAGRAERGEPWHTRGWRVLRSLGLALTIGA